Proteins from a single region of Nitrososphaerota archaeon:
- a CDS encoding methyltransferase domain-containing protein → MDGKGPTESFFGVHAGGYTKSQSHAHGEDLATLVDALKPKPTELVLDVATGTGFTAMALAPYVSHVTGIDVTAEMLDEARKLAHNGGVLNVSFELGDAQATKFADWTYDIVTTRRAAHHFQDVPRFLREAYRVLRPKGRLGIVDMSPPEGTEAFCNQIERLRDGSHIEAFTPNAWKSMVAEAGFQTQFSEVVGEQVTFERWLYPIELGGKEEVAVRTAWRSARQETRLQLNADYSNEVKSWTKSRIVLVAVK, encoded by the coding sequence ATGGATGGGAAGGGGCCGACAGAAAGTTTCTTCGGGGTTCACGCCGGAGGCTACACCAAGAGCCAAAGCCATGCCCATGGCGAGGACCTAGCGACACTCGTGGACGCGCTGAAACCTAAGCCAACCGAACTCGTACTGGACGTGGCTACCGGGACCGGGTTCACGGCGATGGCCCTAGCACCCTACGTCAGCCATGTGACAGGAATCGACGTGACCGCCGAGATGTTGGACGAGGCCAGAAAACTGGCCCACAACGGGGGAGTGCTGAATGTCAGCTTCGAACTTGGCGATGCCCAAGCGACCAAGTTCGCCGACTGGACGTACGACATCGTCACAACGCGCAGGGCCGCACATCATTTCCAAGACGTGCCCCGATTCCTCCGGGAAGCTTACAGGGTTCTCAGGCCGAAGGGAAGACTCGGCATCGTGGACATGTCTCCACCTGAAGGAACGGAGGCGTTCTGCAACCAAATCGAGAGGCTCCGGGACGGCAGCCACATCGAAGCCTTCACGCCGAACGCGTGGAAATCGATGGTAGCGGAGGCCGGTTTTCAAACGCAATTTTCCGAAGTCGTTGGAGAGCAGGTGACCTTCGAGCGGTGGCTCTATCCCATCGAACTAGGTGGGAAGGAAGAGGTTGCCGTCCGCACGGCTTGGCGCTCAGCCAGGCAGGAGACAAGACTCCAACTGAACGCCGACTATTCCAACGAGGTCAAAAGCTGGACGAAATCTCGGATTGTCTTGGTAGCGGTGAAATGA
- a CDS encoding DNA polymerase IV: MTRVIGHIDLDYFYAQVEEVEDPSLKQRPVMVCVFSGRTEDSGVVATANYRAREFGVHSAMPIVQAKKKLEGRDPAIIRMDHEKYEVISVRIMDALENMVDTLEPTGIDEAFFELTSSTAGDYAQARERAGAIKKAIFDGEHLTSSVGLGRSKAVAKLGSDMSKPNGLTVVLPEDTAKFLAPIPASKLYGVGPKTSASLAEMGISTVAELVTAEPAELEKRFGRKFRGYLLAAATGTDDSEVVEGLEPTQFSRIVTLKHDTRDLNEILDQLSSGIDYVHEKLVTTSKSFKTITAIGILTDLSTRTKSRSLEVSLDDPTTLRGSILSLFEELGKSTGTDFRRVGIRVSGLSTTGIQGSLNEFLRPAR; encoded by the coding sequence GTGACCCGAGTCATAGGTCACATCGATCTCGACTACTTTTACGCTCAGGTCGAGGAGGTAGAGGACCCCTCGCTCAAGCAGAGACCAGTGATGGTTTGCGTCTTCTCAGGAAGAACCGAAGACAGCGGTGTAGTTGCGACGGCGAACTATAGGGCTAGGGAGTTCGGGGTTCACTCTGCGATGCCAATCGTCCAAGCGAAGAAGAAGCTCGAGGGGAGGGATCCGGCGATAATCAGGATGGATCACGAGAAGTACGAAGTCATCTCGGTTAGGATAATGGACGCGCTGGAGAACATGGTGGACACCCTCGAGCCCACAGGCATCGACGAGGCCTTCTTCGAGCTGACTTCTTCTACCGCCGGCGACTACGCCCAGGCACGGGAGAGGGCCGGAGCCATAAAGAAAGCGATATTCGACGGCGAGCATCTTACTAGCTCTGTGGGACTGGGTCGGAGCAAGGCCGTAGCCAAACTCGGGTCTGATATGTCGAAACCGAACGGACTGACCGTCGTCCTTCCCGAGGATACCGCGAAGTTCCTCGCGCCGATTCCGGCGTCTAAACTCTATGGCGTGGGACCGAAGACGTCCGCATCCCTCGCGGAAATGGGGATTTCGACCGTGGCCGAGCTCGTAACGGCCGAGCCCGCGGAGCTCGAGAAGAGGTTCGGTAGGAAATTCAGGGGCTACCTCCTCGCCGCTGCGACCGGGACAGACGACAGCGAAGTAGTGGAGGGGCTCGAGCCGACCCAGTTCAGTCGGATCGTCACACTGAAGCATGACACCAGGGACCTCAACGAGATTCTCGACCAGTTGTCCAGTGGCATCGACTATGTCCACGAAAAACTCGTCACTACGTCGAAGTCGTTCAAAACCATCACCGCGATAGGCATCCTGACCGACCTGTCTACTAGGACGAAGAGCAGGTCGTTGGAGGTCTCCCTCGACGACCCCACGACTCTGAGGGGTTCCATCCTTTCGCTCTTCGAGGAGCTCGGAAAATCGACAGGAACGGACTTCCGGAGGGTCGGAATACGCGTTTCTGGCCTCTCCACCACAGGGATTCAGGGCTCGCTCAACGAATTCCTCCGCCCAGCCAGATGA
- a CDS encoding aldo/keto reductase, whose amino-acid sequence MEYHRLGSTGEKISTIGMGTWRIGSYATPDERANQVNALKRGVELGITHIDTAEMYHSGRSEEVVGEAVKDIRKDVFIASKVAPGHLHHDDVIAACKGSLKRLGISYVDLYMVHWPDSKVPIKETMSAMEKLVEDGLTRFIGVSNFSVAETEAARTALSKSELVSNQVEYSLATRTVEADMLPYCSKEKLTLIAYSPLARGNITNSIPEALLRKYKMTPAQVMLNWVTRNENVVAIPKATKTAHLEENAASVSRRFAPNEYEQLSKI is encoded by the coding sequence ATGGAGTATCACAGGCTAGGAAGTACGGGGGAGAAAATATCCACCATAGGGATGGGGACCTGGAGGATAGGCTCCTATGCCACCCCAGACGAGAGGGCGAACCAGGTGAATGCCCTAAAGAGAGGGGTTGAGCTGGGCATAACACACATCGACACCGCCGAGATGTATCACTCGGGACGGTCCGAGGAGGTTGTCGGGGAAGCAGTCAAAGACATCCGCAAGGATGTCTTCATAGCTTCGAAGGTAGCTCCCGGGCACCTCCACCACGACGACGTGATTGCCGCATGTAAAGGGAGCTTGAAGAGGCTTGGGATCAGTTATGTGGACCTGTACATGGTCCATTGGCCCGACTCCAAAGTCCCAATCAAGGAGACGATGTCGGCGATGGAGAAACTCGTGGAGGACGGACTGACCAGGTTCATCGGCGTGAGCAACTTCAGCGTGGCTGAGACCGAAGCGGCAAGGACAGCCCTGTCGAAGAGCGAACTCGTCTCCAACCAAGTCGAGTATTCACTGGCAACCCGCACCGTCGAGGCGGACATGCTCCCTTATTGCTCAAAGGAAAAACTAACGCTCATAGCCTACAGCCCACTCGCCCGGGGGAACATAACAAACTCGATCCCCGAAGCGCTACTCCGGAAGTACAAAATGACTCCCGCACAGGTGATGCTCAACTGGGTCACCCGGAACGAAAACGTCGTGGCGATACCCAAGGCAACCAAGACTGCCCACCTAGAAGAGAACGCGGCGTCGGTGTCAAGGAGGTTTGCACCCAACGAGTACGAACAATTGTCGAAGATATAG
- a CDS encoding valine--tRNA ligase, which yields MQPQFSAKLEATSWDPKLEAEMRQTWEYERIFEFKPSNNKNLNFIMDTPPPYPSGKPWHPGALTQYTQIDMVARSARMRGLNVLYPIGIDRNGLPVEIFAERKYRVQMRKTPREEFINLCKHALDDLEAYMIGLLKTLGISGDYYNKYRTDSEEYRKLTQWSFIELWKKGLIYVANRPNNYCPDCATTIADAEIEYEELPTFLVTNAFRVKDGKAELSVATTRPELLAACQMLVVNPSDARYKKFVGKTAIVPIYNREVPIKAHKSVDPKFGSGVVMVCSYGDYNDVMLVREFKLKEIVAVDMDGKMTAVTGKYTGTSIKDARSQIIQDLQDAGVATKVEQIQHRTPLCDRSKTPIEIIPMEEYYLKQLEFKPALKKLAKKIEFHPAMHRQILYDWIDVLTTDYPISRRRYYATEIPVWYCSKCGTPHLPKPGVYYRPWRDEAPFKKCKKCGNLKFVGETRTFDTWMDSSLSPLYISKRLKSGRFHSLTFPATVRMQGKDIVRTWLYYSLLKSYQLTGKEPFEHAWIGGMGQDSQGRKMSKSLGNFLDVEPLLARSGADAFRFWGASEAGLGYDFRFSEERILGAGKFLTKLWNTCRFISSFPIPEKADLTWTDKWVLNELGKLTEDCVEAYGRFDVFTVSTKVREFLWNVFASHYLEMAKGRAYGDGATKEEQEAAWYTLHTVVRSMLLLVAPITPYITDSVWRKLYGAQSIHLERFPKPQRFDVSEKVSQSIIEFNAQVWKSKKDKGMALKDSIATKIPANLKQFEKDLVRMHHITK from the coding sequence TTGCAGCCACAGTTCTCGGCGAAGCTTGAGGCCACTTCGTGGGACCCGAAGCTGGAGGCTGAAATGAGGCAAACTTGGGAATATGAAAGAATTTTTGAATTTAAACCATCAAACAATAAGAATCTTAACTTCATTATGGATACACCGCCGCCGTATCCTTCCGGGAAGCCATGGCATCCCGGGGCCCTGACTCAATACACCCAGATTGACATGGTTGCGCGGTCAGCCCGGATGCGGGGGTTGAACGTGCTCTACCCCATCGGAATCGACCGGAACGGCCTCCCGGTGGAAATCTTCGCCGAAAGGAAGTACAGAGTCCAGATGAGGAAGACCCCGCGGGAGGAGTTCATCAACCTCTGCAAACACGCGCTGGACGACCTAGAGGCGTACATGATAGGCCTCCTCAAGACGTTGGGGATTTCCGGGGATTACTACAACAAGTATAGGACGGACTCGGAGGAATATCGAAAGCTCACCCAGTGGTCTTTCATTGAGCTCTGGAAAAAGGGGCTGATTTATGTGGCAAACAGGCCGAACAACTATTGCCCCGACTGCGCCACGACCATCGCGGATGCGGAGATTGAATATGAGGAGCTCCCGACTTTCCTGGTCACTAACGCCTTCAGGGTGAAAGACGGCAAGGCAGAGTTGTCGGTGGCCACTACAAGACCCGAGCTGCTGGCCGCCTGCCAGATGCTGGTGGTCAACCCGTCTGACGCCCGGTACAAGAAATTCGTCGGGAAGACAGCCATCGTCCCGATTTACAACCGGGAGGTTCCCATCAAGGCGCATAAGAGCGTGGACCCCAAATTCGGAAGTGGGGTGGTGATGGTCTGCAGTTACGGCGACTACAACGACGTTATGCTCGTCAGGGAATTCAAGCTGAAGGAGATCGTGGCCGTCGACATGGATGGCAAGATGACAGCCGTGACGGGCAAGTACACCGGGACTTCGATAAAGGACGCCAGGTCTCAGATAATCCAAGACCTGCAGGATGCGGGTGTGGCCACAAAAGTGGAGCAAATCCAGCACAGAACCCCACTCTGCGACCGGAGCAAGACGCCCATAGAGATAATCCCTATGGAGGAGTATTATCTTAAGCAGTTAGAGTTCAAGCCTGCGCTGAAGAAGCTTGCCAAGAAGATAGAATTCCATCCGGCCATGCATCGCCAGATCCTCTATGACTGGATAGATGTGCTGACCACAGACTATCCTATCTCCAGGCGCAGATACTACGCAACCGAAATACCTGTCTGGTACTGTAGCAAGTGCGGCACGCCACACCTCCCCAAGCCAGGGGTCTACTATAGGCCCTGGAGAGACGAGGCACCCTTCAAGAAGTGCAAGAAGTGTGGGAACTTGAAGTTCGTGGGTGAGACTAGGACGTTCGACACCTGGATGGATTCGAGCCTCTCGCCACTGTACATTTCGAAGCGCCTCAAGAGCGGCAGGTTCCACAGCCTGACCTTTCCCGCCACCGTTAGGATGCAGGGGAAGGACATCGTGAGGACGTGGCTCTACTACAGCCTGCTGAAATCCTACCAACTTACAGGAAAAGAGCCGTTTGAGCACGCTTGGATAGGGGGTATGGGGCAGGACTCCCAAGGAAGGAAGATGAGCAAGAGCCTCGGCAACTTCTTGGACGTGGAACCCCTCTTGGCTAGATCTGGAGCGGACGCCTTCAGGTTCTGGGGCGCATCGGAAGCAGGCCTCGGATACGACTTCAGATTCAGCGAGGAGAGGATTCTGGGGGCGGGGAAGTTTCTGACTAAGCTCTGGAACACGTGCCGGTTCATCAGTTCATTCCCCATCCCCGAAAAAGCAGATTTGACTTGGACGGACAAGTGGGTGCTCAACGAGCTCGGAAAGCTGACCGAGGACTGTGTCGAGGCCTATGGCCGCTTTGATGTGTTCACTGTCTCAACCAAGGTGAGAGAGTTCCTCTGGAACGTCTTCGCGTCGCATTACCTTGAGATGGCCAAGGGGAGGGCCTATGGTGACGGGGCGACCAAAGAGGAGCAGGAAGCCGCGTGGTATACCTTGCACACCGTAGTTAGGAGCATGCTGCTCCTCGTTGCACCAATCACCCCGTACATCACGGACTCGGTCTGGAGGAAGCTCTACGGAGCCCAGAGCATTCATCTAGAGAGGTTCCCCAAACCTCAGAGGTTCGATGTGAGCGAGAAGGTGAGCCAGAGCATAATCGAGTTCAACGCCCAAGTCTGGAAGTCGAAGAAGGACAAGGGGATGGCCCTCAAGGACTCCATCGCCACCAAAATCCCCGCGAACCTGAAGCAATTCGAAAAGGATCTGGTGCGGATGCACCATATTACGAAATAG
- a CDS encoding 7-cyano-7-deazaguanine synthase, with product MISGGVDSVTTTYYVNKVLKPKNQLLIFANYKQRTYEYEAFCIKQISKQLDVPLKLIDLQWLGDISTSVLTHPEKEIAETADADLWDPEKARQRILKWWDPCRNAILLFVGLSHAESFYISKGERYDVYIGIRRETPVAMKDNTPEFLAEMNQAAERATHHGGYKLLAPLISYDKDRVVELGEKLGIPWEYTYSCYAGYGFKSVKGRKLPVHCGRCSNCRRRKLAFKDAGVNDPSIYAQ from the coding sequence ATGATTTCAGGCGGAGTAGACTCTGTCACCACCACATACTACGTCAATAAAGTGCTGAAGCCGAAGAACCAGCTCCTGATATTCGCCAACTACAAGCAGCGGACATATGAGTATGAGGCGTTCTGCATCAAGCAGATTTCCAAACAGCTCGATGTCCCTCTGAAGTTGATCGACCTGCAGTGGCTCGGAGACATCAGTACGTCGGTTCTGACTCACCCGGAAAAGGAAATCGCAGAGACTGCCGATGCCGATTTGTGGGATCCTGAGAAGGCCAGACAGAGAATCCTGAAGTGGTGGGACCCGTGCCGCAATGCGATTCTGCTGTTCGTGGGCCTTTCCCACGCCGAGTCGTTCTACATCTCGAAAGGAGAACGATATGACGTCTACATCGGGATCCGCAGGGAGACTCCGGTTGCGATGAAGGACAACACCCCCGAGTTCTTGGCAGAGATGAACCAGGCCGCGGAGCGCGCGACCCACCATGGAGGATACAAGCTGCTTGCACCGCTGATCTCCTATGACAAAGACAGGGTGGTTGAATTGGGCGAAAAACTCGGAATCCCTTGGGAGTACACCTACAGCTGCTACGCAGGGTATGGTTTCAAGAGTGTAAAGGGGCGAAAACTCCCTGTCCATTGCGGGCGTTGTTCAAACTGCCGTAGGAGAAAGCTCGCTTTCAAGGATGCGGGGGTGAATGACCCCTCAATCTACGCCCAGTAG
- a CDS encoding QueT transporter family protein: protein MKRTAELSLAAVYAALYVALIVVFPYLSFLQLNVRVANVLKGMTKHWPAGTLLGNFVAVTVGNYLFSPIGLPDVILSPIVSTALLAVAYVVGKKSFFVGLAINALLLGTYLAWLIAFATPGVTFLGLLPLLLVGVTISDLILPYILYRSLVKLKIPQRRVGA, encoded by the coding sequence GTGAAAAGAACAGCTGAGTTATCACTGGCGGCAGTTTATGCCGCGCTGTATGTGGCTTTGATTGTGGTCTTCCCATACCTTTCATTCCTGCAACTGAACGTCAGGGTGGCGAACGTCCTCAAAGGGATGACGAAGCACTGGCCCGCCGGGACCTTGCTGGGCAACTTCGTCGCGGTGACGGTCGGGAATTACCTGTTTTCTCCCATCGGACTTCCCGATGTGATTCTCTCCCCAATTGTTTCCACGGCGCTCCTAGCCGTCGCCTATGTCGTCGGCAAGAAGTCTTTTTTTGTGGGGCTGGCCATCAATGCCCTCCTGCTTGGCACCTACCTTGCATGGCTGATAGCCTTCGCGACGCCCGGAGTGACTTTCCTTGGGCTTTTGCCGTTACTGCTGGTGGGAGTGACCATCAGCGACCTCATACTTCCCTATATCTTGTATCGTTCTTTGGTTAAGCTTAAGATTCCGCAGCGGAGGGTGGGCGCATAG
- a CDS encoding aldo/keto reductase produces MGTYYDPLWIMTGFLGWRRGVQAKVEAIAAGLDAGITLVDTAELYQSEQLVAKALAGRKRESIFLATKVLPNHLRRDALIRAFDKSLKRLGTTYVDLYQIHWPNPKVPLAETMGAMETLIEDGKLMHVGVSNFTLDQIREAQSALPKSELSAVQLDYSLIHRNVESGILQYCEAQKIALLAYYPLGHGKLLPDSRLDSVSLNHNKTKAQVALQWLVGKPSVFPIPRASRAEHVRENAAAGDWELPDSERAELDQKFR; encoded by the coding sequence ATGGGTACCTATTATGACCCACTCTGGATTATGACAGGGTTCCTTGGGTGGAGGAGAGGCGTACAGGCCAAGGTCGAGGCGATTGCGGCCGGGCTGGACGCAGGCATCACTCTTGTAGACACTGCTGAATTATACCAGTCGGAACAGCTGGTCGCGAAGGCCCTTGCAGGCAGAAAGAGAGAAAGCATCTTCCTGGCGACAAAGGTGTTGCCAAACCACCTCCGCCGGGACGCTCTGATCAGAGCGTTCGATAAGAGCCTCAAACGGCTGGGGACGACGTATGTTGACTTGTATCAAATCCACTGGCCCAATCCGAAGGTCCCCCTAGCCGAAACGATGGGGGCGATGGAGACGCTGATCGAAGACGGGAAACTTATGCATGTGGGAGTCAGCAACTTCACCTTGGACCAGATCAGGGAGGCCCAATCGGCCCTTCCGAAGTCGGAGTTGAGCGCCGTCCAGCTCGACTACAGCCTGATTCACCGAAATGTTGAATCGGGCATACTGCAGTATTGTGAGGCGCAGAAAATAGCTCTCCTGGCGTACTATCCTCTAGGGCACGGGAAGCTCTTGCCCGACTCCAGACTGGATTCTGTCAGTTTGAACCACAACAAGACCAAGGCACAAGTTGCGCTTCAGTGGCTCGTAGGGAAACCTAGTGTTTTCCCTATCCCGCGGGCGTCGAGGGCTGAACATGTCAGGGAAAACGCGGCTGCGGGAGATTGGGAACTCCCCGACAGCGAGAGGGCGGAACTGGACCAGAAATTCCGATAA
- the priX gene encoding DNA primase noncatalytic subunit PriX, protein MPYGTPLLSDLELRYPFAPKSRKFFGFIPMEDSLASRDVVYHAQHRLLSSLGRVKYEPSISELVEFSSFFASAFVASQDPVLTSRFSKKEAERAREFFVKEGPGNKVAVMSECFGAVVPEAGNGTSRPNYSVPFEVYLSLVSKYGLSREPKWKLARQELGGGVVMISDNLLNDLFAGCALAAIAEGVRNLRRAPLPKQLSEVKDEVLRYVPSPRPRTNKGYLYVEDLLAHPVADGRHRLTWLVLAPFLVNVKKLDDDAAIEKIRAFVAVAGETSAMRRFVEYNVRRARRNGLFPPTFSKLKAEHPDLYSLLPKEVLASEDARSST, encoded by the coding sequence TTGCCCTACGGGACCCCCCTCCTCTCTGACCTTGAGTTGAGGTACCCTTTCGCACCCAAGTCGAGGAAGTTCTTCGGTTTCATCCCGATGGAGGACAGCCTCGCAAGCCGAGACGTCGTCTATCACGCCCAGCATAGGCTCCTCAGCTCACTTGGCAGGGTCAAGTACGAGCCCAGCATCTCCGAACTGGTTGAGTTCTCCAGTTTCTTCGCCTCCGCCTTTGTCGCCAGCCAAGACCCCGTTCTGACATCGCGTTTTTCCAAGAAGGAGGCAGAGCGCGCCAGGGAGTTCTTCGTCAAAGAGGGCCCCGGGAACAAGGTCGCGGTCATGTCGGAGTGCTTCGGCGCGGTCGTCCCTGAGGCAGGGAACGGAACCAGCCGGCCGAATTACTCGGTCCCGTTTGAGGTATACCTTTCGTTGGTCTCGAAGTACGGGCTATCCAGGGAACCCAAGTGGAAGCTCGCCAGACAAGAACTCGGTGGAGGGGTGGTCATGATAAGTGACAACCTGCTCAATGACCTCTTTGCGGGATGCGCGCTGGCGGCCATAGCCGAAGGGGTGAGGAACCTGAGGAGGGCACCGCTGCCTAAACAGCTCAGCGAAGTGAAGGACGAGGTCCTGCGGTATGTGCCATCCCCCAGGCCGAGGACCAACAAGGGATATCTCTACGTCGAGGACCTCCTCGCGCACCCTGTGGCCGACGGGAGGCATCGCCTTACGTGGCTAGTCCTCGCCCCATTCTTGGTGAACGTCAAGAAGCTCGACGACGATGCCGCAATCGAGAAGATCAGGGCTTTCGTAGCCGTAGCGGGCGAGACGAGCGCCATGAGGAGGTTCGTTGAGTACAACGTCCGGCGGGCCCGCCGGAACGGGCTTTTCCCCCCGACTTTCTCGAAGCTGAAGGCGGAGCATCCTGACCTCTATTCGCTCCTCCCAAAGGAGGTGCTGGCATCCGAGGACGCGAGATCATCCACGTAG
- the ychF gene encoding redox-regulated ATPase YchF: MRIGLIGKTNAGKTTLFNSMTLLAGEVSNYPFTTKVPETGVASVVTLCVHKEFGVADNPANSKCEDGWRFIPVEVTDLPGLIKGAWMGKGLGNQFLSVAAQSDALLHVVDASGSVDKDGKISEPGTGDPMADFADVELELVLWYNKLFAQNLPKISKLSKTPGYGVPAAVEEVMHGIGVRKEHVIAAMREAMIEEKAFDSWSESETKDFCWALREYSKPTLLIANKMDLPYAAENFKKIREKYKGLIVVPTSGEAELTLRRAESKGLIRYVPGEERFEILRPQDLNDAQRTALAYIKRKVFGEYLRTGVQFALNSVIFKLLRENAVYPVHDPQKLSDKNGRILPDVYLLPSGSTVEDLARDIHSDLVKGLLYAIDVRTGLHLPTNYVLRDRDVLSIVSTAKQE, translated from the coding sequence ATCAGGATAGGGCTGATCGGGAAGACCAACGCGGGGAAGACGACACTGTTCAACTCCATGACGTTGCTTGCAGGGGAGGTCTCCAACTACCCGTTCACCACGAAGGTGCCCGAGACCGGAGTGGCGAGCGTCGTCACCCTCTGCGTCCATAAGGAGTTTGGTGTGGCGGACAACCCAGCCAATTCAAAGTGCGAAGACGGCTGGCGATTTATCCCGGTGGAGGTGACGGACCTTCCGGGCCTGATAAAGGGGGCCTGGATGGGGAAGGGGCTCGGAAACCAGTTCCTCAGCGTGGCCGCCCAGTCTGACGCGCTCCTTCACGTCGTTGATGCATCCGGGAGCGTGGACAAGGACGGGAAGATTAGCGAGCCGGGGACAGGGGACCCCATGGCTGATTTCGCCGACGTCGAGTTGGAGCTGGTGCTATGGTACAACAAGCTCTTCGCCCAGAATCTGCCGAAGATATCGAAGTTGTCGAAGACCCCCGGCTACGGGGTACCAGCGGCCGTGGAAGAGGTCATGCATGGGATTGGAGTGAGGAAGGAACACGTAATCGCGGCCATGAGAGAGGCGATGATCGAAGAGAAGGCATTCGATTCGTGGAGCGAGAGTGAGACCAAGGACTTCTGCTGGGCCCTGAGGGAATACTCCAAACCTACCCTGCTGATAGCCAACAAGATGGATCTCCCTTATGCCGCAGAGAACTTCAAGAAAATCAGAGAGAAGTACAAAGGACTCATCGTCGTCCCCACCAGTGGAGAGGCTGAGCTCACCCTGCGGCGGGCGGAATCCAAGGGGCTGATCAGATACGTCCCAGGAGAGGAAAGGTTCGAGATACTGAGACCCCAGGACCTCAACGACGCTCAGAGGACCGCTCTCGCCTACATCAAGCGCAAGGTCTTCGGAGAGTATCTGCGGACAGGGGTGCAGTTCGCGCTTAACTCGGTCATCTTCAAGCTACTCAGGGAAAACGCGGTCTATCCCGTCCACGACCCGCAGAAACTGTCCGACAAGAATGGGAGGATACTCCCGGACGTCTACCTTCTCCCCAGCGGATCCACGGTTGAGGATTTGGCCAGGGACATACACTCCGACCTGGTCAAGGGACTCCTCTATGCCATAGATGTAAGGACGGGGTTGCACCTCCCCACAAATTATGTCCTCAGAGACAGGGACGTGCTTTCGATAGTGTCGACGGCGAAACAAGAGTAG
- a CDS encoding peptide chain release factor aRF-1, producing MSKTDSVRLYKVRKLISELSSKEGRGTELVSLYIPSKKAIHEAIANLREEWGTAGNIKSDTTRNHVQDALTKTMQRLKLYRTAPETGLVIFAGALPTNGPGSEVVNVWEIIPPKPVIQYLYACDDHFRVEYLKEMLREDKVYGLLALDTSDVGMGILSGGSLEIIDVMTSGISGKTRKGGQSARRYERGREMELTYFFNRVGEHATQAFLNNNKVTGLIVGGPGPTKDEFLKGGYLHYELQKKILGVLDLGYSGREGIRELVEKSTDILKDVRLVEEKRLVQKFLGEVNRQGGLAVYGLPRVIDALQKASTEVVMVSDDLDMIRLDATCKKCGTVNTQTVQASRKVLERQEMAAAPCANCRATDYDVTERDLVDVLEEMAFQVGSKVEVISSGTEEGSMFKSFGGIAAILRYRS from the coding sequence TTGTCTAAGACGGACTCTGTTAGGCTATACAAGGTAAGGAAGCTCATCTCGGAGCTGAGCAGCAAGGAAGGGAGGGGGACGGAGTTGGTGTCACTCTACATCCCTTCGAAGAAGGCCATCCACGAAGCGATAGCCAACCTGAGAGAGGAATGGGGGACCGCTGGCAACATCAAGTCCGACACAACGAGGAACCACGTCCAAGATGCTCTGACCAAGACGATGCAGAGGCTGAAACTCTACAGGACAGCCCCGGAAACGGGGCTCGTAATCTTCGCAGGAGCGCTTCCGACCAACGGCCCTGGGAGCGAAGTGGTTAACGTGTGGGAAATCATCCCACCCAAGCCGGTAATCCAATACCTCTACGCCTGCGACGATCATTTCAGGGTGGAGTACCTCAAGGAAATGCTCAGGGAGGACAAGGTGTACGGACTCCTCGCGCTGGACACGAGCGATGTAGGCATGGGGATACTGAGCGGAGGAAGCCTCGAGATAATCGACGTTATGACCTCGGGGATTTCAGGCAAGACCCGCAAGGGAGGTCAGTCGGCCAGGCGCTACGAGAGAGGGAGGGAGATGGAGCTGACATACTTCTTCAACAGAGTCGGTGAGCACGCAACGCAGGCGTTCTTGAACAACAACAAGGTCACTGGGCTCATAGTTGGCGGTCCCGGGCCCACGAAAGACGAGTTCCTGAAGGGAGGGTATCTGCACTATGAGCTGCAGAAGAAGATTCTGGGGGTCCTAGACCTCGGCTATTCGGGAAGGGAGGGGATCAGAGAGCTGGTCGAGAAGTCGACGGACATCCTGAAGGACGTCAGGCTTGTGGAAGAAAAGCGACTCGTCCAGAAGTTCCTGGGCGAGGTCAACCGGCAGGGGGGGCTGGCCGTCTACGGGCTCCCAAGAGTAATCGATGCACTTCAGAAGGCCAGCACCGAAGTAGTCATGGTCTCCGACGACCTCGACATGATCAGGCTCGATGCGACCTGCAAGAAATGTGGCACGGTGAACACCCAGACCGTCCAGGCGTCTAGGAAGGTCCTGGAACGCCAAGAAATGGCAGCGGCTCCTTGCGCCAACTGCAGAGCGACTGACTACGATGTGACAGAGCGGGACCTGGTCGACGTGCTCGAGGAGATGGCGTTCCAAGTGGGCTCGAAAGTTGAAGTGATCTCTTCGGGGACGGAAGAAGGGAGCATGTTCAAGAGCTTCGGCGGGATAGCTGCGATCCTCCGCTACAGGAGTTAG